The DNA window CCCCAACTGAAGAAGGAAGGCGGCTACTACTGGCTGCCCGCCCAGAGCATCACGCTGGAGCCGAACCAGTACAAGCTGATCAACTGCGGCAAGGTCGTGTATACGATCGATTCGGGGCCGTCGTCGGTCTTCATCCCGAGTCCGATCGCGCTGCGCGGCGAGGACGAGGGCGAGGTCGGCTACCGGATGAAGTGGAACGGGACCATCGTCGATCAGGCGCGGGGCAACGTGAAGCATCCGGACCTGATCATGAACTACCCGCGCGACACCCAGAGCCAGCCGCGGCAGGGGATCTGGACTACGATTCCCGGGCACAGCTACTCGATCGGGCGTTTCGATTACGTCAACAACATGGGCGACCCGCGGATCGCCTACTACGTCGGCATCGCGCAGGACCCGAACGACTATCCCGACAACTACAGCCCGAACCGCAGGACGATTCGCTGGGGCAACGTTTACTTCGGCGACTCGTCGACCAAGCCGAAGGTCTACGGCCGCGTGATGCCGTCGGAATGGCCGGATTGCGGGCACAACACGTCGTATGGCTATCTGCCTCCAGCGGTCCAGGCCGGTCGGGCGGGAAGCCGGGGCGACGAACGGATTGATCCCGACGACCCGCAGTTCTTCCGCAACCTGCCGGACGTCGAGCCTCTCAAGGCGCCGATGCGGATCTCGAACCGCGGCCGCTTTTTCAGCGCGACCGAACTCGGCCGGGTCTACGACCCCGTGATGTGGGTGCCGACCTACGATCGCTCAAGCGATACTGCGCAGATTCGCGACGGCCGGATGCCGAGCAGCCAGACCCGCTGGCCGCTGGTCGAACTCGGATCACCGGTGAACGACCACTATGGTGGCGGCAACTCGCTGAGGATCGGCCGTCCGGAGCACCCGCGGTTCGTCGAACCCGGGTTGCACGCCGCGCACCTGCTCGACCTCTTCCACACCGGGGTCGGAAACGCGGTCGATCGCGAGGATGTCGAAGGCAACCTCGCATGGATGGAAGGCCGGGTGAATCTGAACACCGCAGGTCGCGACGCGCTGAGGGCGCTCGCGGTCGGGCTACTTCAGCAGGACCCCGAGCTTTCGCGCCGACTGAGCAATTCCCACCGGCCCACCGACCAAATGGCGCCTCCGATCCAACCGCTCGAACTTGGAACTCCGGCGGTTTCGCGCGCCGCCGACGTGATTGCCGACGCGATCATCCGCGAAAGGCCGATCGTTTCCGCCGCTCAGCTTGCGGCGGTCGAGAACGTCCAGGAGGAACCGGTTTTCGGAAATGAGGAGCTCTATTCGATCGGTGACCGCGTCGAGTGGAGCGACTCCGCCGCCGAAGAGGTCTTCGCCCGCGTTTACAACAGCTCGACCCTTCGTTCGCGGAACTTCCGCGTGTGGGTCGTCGGTCAGGCACTCACGCCACTCGCACCCGGTTCCAACGCCGTGCCCGAAGTGCTGGCCGAGTCGCGGAAGGTCTTCAACGTGTTCGCCGATCCCGGGGAACGGCTCGCCGATGGCGGCATCGATTCCCGCAACTTCCGTCCCGTCATTCTCCATGAAAACGATTTCTAAGCTTGTCGCCAGCCTGTGCCTCTTCGCCTTCGTCCACGCGCAGGACGGACCGCCGCAGGTCGGCTTCATTCGCCTCGTCAATGCCGTCGGACCGGGCGAAGGCAACACCCACCTGAAGGTCGATGGAGAGGATCTATACGCGAAGGGTTACAAGCTCGGGCAGCGGACCGGAGGCATCGGATTGAAGTCCGGCAGCCACAAGATTGCCGTGACCAAGGACGGAGTGGAAACCGGCGAGACGTCGGTCAACGTGGCAACCGGAGAAACGACCACCCTGATCGGCTTCGCGGAAAAGGTGGAGACCGAGGACGAGGAAGAGCCGTTCAAATGGCAGGCGCGGATCCTCAAGCTCAAGCAGAAGGACGCCGAGCGCGGCTATCGTCTGACGGTTGTCAGTGTCTGCGCGTTGCCTGAGGTCACCTTTCGTATCGCGACCGAGGCGCGGCAGTCACTCGAGACGAAGTCGGTGAAGCGGTTCAATACGACAACCGTCGACCTTGGCGAGGCACGTGGCGATGTCGAGATCCGGCTGCAAGGAGCGGAGGAAGCCCTGTGCGGAATGTCTTTCGACGAACCCGGCAGCTACGTCGCGGTCTTCTATGACGACGGCGAGGGCAAGATCCGCGCCATGACCTTCTACGATCCGAAGTTCGTGATCGCCGGTTGAGCCGGACATTCCCGCTGGTCGGACCGGCGGATTTGTTGCGTCTTGGGGTCGCCGCAATGAAGGAACTTATCCGCGACTCCGACCTTACCAAGGTCACCTATTTCCGGAACCTGTTGGAAGGCGAGGGGATCGCGACGATGATGCGCAACGAACATCTCCAGTCGTCCGGTCTGGCGGAGATCCCAATCCCCGAATTCTTCCCCGCGTTGTGCGTGATGGCTGACGAAGACTACGAGCGCGCCCTCGGCATCATCCGGGATCACATCGAGTCGAACCGGGAGCGCTCCGACGAGGAGGTCGCATGCAAGGGATGCGGTGAGATGAATCCGGGCAACTTCGACATCTGCTGGTCCTGCGGTGGAGAGATCTCAGGCTAAGCCGACTGATCCGCGTTCTGGCCACGCGACAATTGACCGAACCGTAAAAGCGCAAAGCAGAGGAATTTCAAAACCTGCGTCCGCCCGGCCTTCGCGTCTTGGCGACTTTGCGGTTCATTCCGGCGCCGAAGGCGCTGTGGAGAGCGGCTTTGTAAGCCGCGCATTTGATTGAGAATCCAGGTATGATGCCGCGGCTTGCAAAGCCGCTCTCCATACTATGCCCACGTCGGGCGAGCCAATGCTGCCGAGTCGACCTCAGCTCCGGCCAAGGGCCTCCATGACCCGCCGGTGGGCCGCTTCGACCGGCTCGCGGTCGCAGCCGTCGACGCTCGATGCGCAGGCGAGCACGGCATCGGCATGTTCGGCGATGGCATCCCGGTGGGTGTCGAGCATCGCCCGGTCTCCGATTTCTTCCAGCACGTCCAGTAACCGGATCGCGATGTCCGCACGGTCCGCCGCGGCCTGGCGGATCTGATGGAACGCCGCACCGAGGAGATCGGCGAAGACGGTCGGACGGACGCGGACCCGCGGAACCTTTTCGGCATCGCTGAAGGTGCGCTTCGGAAGCTTGCGGGTCGCCACTTTGCCCAGCGCATCGCCCAGATAGTCGATGCAGTTCATCGCGGTGAACGGATCGTTGATACCGGGCGAAAGGGCGCGCAAGGCGACTTCGACGAGTTGGCGGAGGCAGAATTCGAAGTCCTGCTCGGCGGTGCGGATCCTGTCGAGAAGGACGTCGCGGCGCAGTCTCTGAAGCTCTGCATCCTCCAGGTCGCCATCGTGGCTCACCGCGAGCAAGGTGCTGCCTTCCTGCACGAACTGTCCCGGACGAAGCAAGACGCGGCAACGCACCCCGAGTTCCGCACAGGTCTCGACCAGTCCTTCGACATTGATCGCGGCGATGTAGCCGCTGCGGTTCGCATTGATCGGGATTTCGTTCTCGATCGTCTCCCACTCCGACTTCTCCTGGTCGGCCTTGCGTTCGTCCGGGTCCTCCGGCCGGCAGTCGGGGAAGAACCGCTCGATCGCCTGGTCGAGCTCGGAGTGGATCGACGAGATGATCCGGTCCGCCTGCAGCGAGACGGAAATGTGATGCACGAAGTGGATGAAGGTCGCCAGGCTGGTGAGCGTGGCGAGGAAGGCGCCGAGGGTGGCGATGTGCGGGATGAACTCGCCTTCCTCCGCGCTGCGCACCGCGCGCAGGACGATCAGGCAGAATACGAAGTTGCCCAGCAGCATGCCGAGCGCGAACTGGTTGGGCAGCGAGCGGATGAAGTTGCGGAGGATCCGGCTGCCGAACTGGCTCGATGCCAGCGTCAGCGCGACCAGCGTGGCCGAGAAGGTCAAGCCGGCCAGCGTCAGCACCGCGGTGGCGGCGGTCGAAAGCAGCGACCGGACTCCGTCGGCGGAAACCGCCTCCGGTTGAAGCCACTGGGTGAAGCTGTCGCTGGCATCCGAACGGTCGAATGCGATGATGGCATGCGCGATCACTGCGGAAAGCACGACCAGCGACCCCGGAACGAACCAGAAGCTCGTCCGCAACCTCGACCAGAAGTGTTCGAGCCAGGTTCTCATCGGTGCGGCGCCTCGGTCATCTCGCGGATGTTGGACTCCATCGCACAGTGATAGCGAGAACCAAGCGCGAGCGTGGGGAAAGCGGCTTTGCAAGCCGCTGGTTCAGTCTGGTATCCGATCTCCGACGCAGCGGCTTTCAAAGCCGCTCTCCCCATTTCAGGTGTCGCTGTTAGTTGAACAGATTCCGGTCGAGGCTGCGGTACTGGATGGCTTCGAGCACGTGATGGGTGGCGATCCGTTCCGAGTCCTCGAGATCGGCCAGGGTCCGGGCGACTTTCAGAATCCGGTCGTGGGCGCGGGCCGAGAAGTTGAGGGTCTCCATCGCCTGCTCGAGGTAGGACGACCCTTCGGCATCCAGTTCGCAGAAGGCGCGCACCTGCCGTGGCCCCATGCCGGAGTTGGTGCGGGTCGCGGTGCCGGCGAACCGCCGCCGCTGAAGCTCCCGTGCCGTGACGATCCGCTGGCGGATGCTTGCCGAACTCTCACCCCGCTCCTTTCCCGAAAGTTCCCGGTAGTCGACCAGCGGCACGTCGACGTGGAGATCGATGCGATCGAGCAACGGCCCGGAGATCCGCTGCCGGTACTGCTCGATCTTCCGCGGTGAGCAGCGGCAGTCCCTCTTACTGTCTCCATAGTAGCCACAGGGACACGGATTGAGCGCGGCCACGAGCATCGACGATGCGGGGAAGGTGAGGGAGCCGGCGGCGCGGGAAATCGTGACGTGACCGTCCTCGAGCGGCTGGCGCATCACCTCGAGCGTCTGGCGACGGAACTCCGGAAGTTCGTCGAGAAAGAGCACGCCGCGGTGAGCCAGTGACACCTCTCCGGGACCGGGGTTGGTGCCGCCACCGAGCAGGCCTGCGTCGGAAATCGTGTGATGCGGCGACCGGAATGGCCGGGTGGTGAGAAAGGAGCGCTTGGGATCGAGCAGGCCGGAGATCGAGTGGATCTTGGTGACCTCGATCGCCTCGTCCTCGCTCATGTCCGGCATGATCGTCGGCAGCCGCTTGGCGAGCATCGACTTGCCGGTGCCCGGAGGTCCGACCATCAGAAGGTTGTGGCCGCCGGCGACCGCGACCTCCAGCGCGCGCTTCACGTGGTGCTGGCCTTTCACCTCGTCGAAGTCGACCTCGTAGCTCCGGCTTTCTCCGAAGAAGCGGGTGCGGTCGATACGGACCGGCTCGATCGTTTCCTCGCCGATCAGGAACCGCCATGCCTGATAGAGATTTCGGATCGGGTAGATGTCGACGCCTTCGATGACGGCGGCTTCAGGGGCGTTCGCCTCGGGAACCAGCACCCGCCGCCGGCCGCGGGCCTTCGCTTCCAGCGCGATCGAGAGCACGCCTTTCACCGGCCTCACCGAGCCGTCGAGCGCCAGTTCTCCTACGATGCAGCAGTCCTCCCCGGGCAACTCGACTTCTTCGGAGGCCGACGCCATCGCCAGGGCGATCGGCAGGTCGAAGGACGGCCCTTCCTTCTTCACGTCCGCAGGGGCGAGGTTGACCGTCTTGGTCCCGTCCGCCATCCGCAGCGGGGAGGCGGAGACGGCGGAAATCACCCGCTGTGAGGATTCGCGAACCGCCGCATCCGGCAGCCCGACGACCACCACGGTGGGAGTCTCGGAGTTGCGCACATTGACCTCCACTTCCACCTCGAGGGCCTCGACACCCCGAAGCGCTGCGGAATACAGACGACTGATCATGCGAACAGTATTAGCGGTAAGCCCGGCCTTTCGTCAATGCCAAGCCTTCCGGGGAGGCAGCCCGTCTCCGACAAAAACGGCGGCCTCCCGTCAGGAAGGCCGCCGCAGGTTTTTTCGGGTGATCGATCGGAAGATCAGTTCTCGGTGGCGCTCAGGCGACCGAAGAGGGTGCCGTTGCCGGAGGCGAAGCTGTCGGGGATCTTGACCGTCACGGAGTCCGTCGGGCTGCCGTCGACCACTTCCACCACGACGCCGCTGCCGAGCGTCTGGCTGGTCAGCGGAATCACGTCGGTGTTTCCGAAGCCGAGGTCGCCGCTGTAGTCGATGCTCAGCACCACCGGAGCGATGCCGTCGAGGCGCTCGAAGCTCAGCGTCAGGAAGCCGGGTTCGGTTCCCGGTTGCGGAAGCAGGCCGGCGGCGTTGGCATTCACATCGGCCGCGCCGAGGATGAAGGCCATGCCGTTCGAGATCCCGTCGCCGTTGGCGTCGTCTTCGAACAACGCGCCACCGCTCCAGATCGTGTAAGGCGTGCCCGCCGTGACCGTGATGGTGGTGTCGTCCTGAAGCGCCGAGGTCGTGTCGAGCGCGTTGCCGGCAAGATCCTCGATCACCGCACCGGAGGCGATCTGAAGAATCAGGTCACCGGCCACACCGGGCGAAACCGTCACCTCGAAGACCGCCGGGTCGCCCGTGGTGGCGACGCTGTCGATGGTTGCGGCGGACGTGCCACCGTCTTCGAAGTCCCCGGTTTCAACGGTGCCGTCGTTGATCGGCTCGTCGAAGGTCACGGTGTAGACCACCGTGTCGGAGGTGGTGATCGGACCGCCACCGACGTCGTCGGCGATCGAGACGAGCGTCGGGTCCGTGGTGTCCGGCGGGCCGGCAGCACTTACGGTCAGCACCTCGGAGAGCCCGTAGAGGGCGGCCTCGGTTGCTTGGCCGGATGTCCCGCGGCTTTCCCAGAACTTCGTCTCGGCGCTGAAGATGCCGAAGCGCGGGCTGGCAACGCCGAGGGCGGCGTTGGCGGTCCCGTTGTCATTGGTGCCGGTCCATACACCTCCGTAGGGATTGAACAACGGAATGGTATTGGTGGGACGTGCGGCGTTCTCCTCGTCGCGGTTGATGTGGTTGTTCGTCACTCCGTCCCAAAGATCGCTGTAGTCGTTGGCAGCGATCGTGGTTCCGTTCATGAGGTAGATCGGCTCGCCTGTGCCGTCGACACCGGGATTGGTGGAGGTGTTGGTGCGTGCGTCAACGGCCGGGATTCCTCCGCCATCTCCCGCGGCCGATGCGATCGCGAACCAGCTTGCCGACCCGAGACCGAGGGAACTCGCGTTGGCGGCGTTCTGCACGAGGGTGTTGTAGGTGGCGATGTCGTTCGAGGTCGCGTCGGTCGTTCCGCTGGTGACGAAGGCGAGACGGTAGTTGTCGCCGATCTGCCACAGGTTTCCGGTCGCCGGGTTGATCCCGTTGTTGTTAGTGAGGCTGAGAACCCCGAGCTGCGTGCTGAGGTCGCCAATGTCGCGGACGGTCACGGTGCTGTCGTCGAGCACAGGCCCGGTCAGGCTGTTGCCGAACAGGTCGTCGAATGACGCGCTGCCGTCAGCCTGCAGGGCGATGGTGCCCGTGCCGCTGGCGGTCACCACCACTTCGATCACGTTGAGATCGGTCTGGGTGACGCTGTCGATCGTCACCGGAGCCGAGCCGCTGCTCGAGAAGTCTGCGGTGGTCGCCGAGGTCGTGATCGCTTCGTCGAAGGTGAACGAGAAGGTGACCGACGGCTGGAGGGAGAGGAAGACCTCGCCGTTGACCGAGTCGTCGGTGACCGTCGCCACCGGCGCTGCGGCGTCGGCGGGCGCGCTGGTCACGGTGAGCACGCTGTCGCCGCTCATCCAGGCAGCTTCGTAGTCGACGGTGGCCGGTGTTCCGACCCGGCCGTAGGTGCCGGCGGGGAACGGGAAGCCCTGGATGTTGAGCAGGTTAATTGTGTTGTCAGCGTCCATCTGAATCCGGTTGGAGCCGTCGCCGGACGGTCCCTTGGCGTCGATGTTGAGCGTCCCGGCGGCGTCCATCGCTCCGGATGCGTCGAACTCGAGTTTGAGCGTCGCATCGTTGCTTGCCGCGGACTCGAGAGTCACGTTGCCCGCTCCCAAGGAGCCGGCCGCGCTTGCCCGCACCGTACCGTGGCTGCCGCCGCGTCCGTTGATGCCACGGATCACCAGATGGCTGAAGGTGTTGTTGGCGTCGAAGACCACGGTCGGGCCGCTGGCGTTGGACTGCAGCGTGAACTGGTGCGCTCCGGTGATCGGTTCGCCGAAGTTCGGGCTGGCCGGTGTCTGGGTCGATTCACCGCAGCTGAAGGTGACGTCTCCCTGGAGCACGATCGCTGGCACATCGGGGGTTCCGCTGGTGCGACCTTTGATCAGGACACCGTCACCCATCGTGATCGTGGTCGATCCGGCGGTGCCGAGGCAGTTCCAGGACTCGACGAAGTTGTTCGTCCAGCCGACCTGGATGGTCGTGTTCGGTTCCATCGTCAGGTCGCCGGTGTAGGTCGGCGTGCTGGCGCTCCAGACGGTCACCCACGGGTTGGCCGCCGCGATGGTCGGGCTGAGTCCTCCAGAAGGAACTCCCACGTCCCAGTTGGCCGGGTTGTTCCAGCGGTCGTTCTTGTTGTTGTTGTCGCCGATGTAGAGCGTCGAAGAAGCCGTCGAGAAACTCCACGTCGTGTCGTCGGCGATGCCGGCGAAATCGAGATCGTTGTAGTTGCGGATTGCCGTCGAGCCGATGCGCACCGCGTAGTTGACCGCCGCCGTCAGCGGATCGGTCGGGGTGATGGTGACAGTCGAACCGCTGACCGAGACCTGTGAGGCATCGTCGATCGGGATGACCGTGTCGACACCGTCGGTGAGGTTCTTGAGCGTGATCGCGTTCGCGCCGTCGATTCCGGTGACGAGCAGGTCGTCGATATACAGACCGATGTAGAGGTTGCTGGTGCCCACATATCGGAATTCGAAATACACGTTGTGTCCGACGGCGTCGGAGATGTCGAATGGCCCGTAGGTCGCCCAGTCGGAGGTCACCGGCGGAGTCAGCGAGCTGGCAGGTACCGTGTAGAGCAGGGTGTCGGTTCCGACTTCTTTGACGAGGACCTCGATGGTGTCACCGTCGACCGAGTCCACCGCGGCGGCGAACTGCAGTTGGGCGGATGCCACGCCGGTGAGATCGACGCCACTGCCGGCCGCGTCGGGGCCTTGGAGGATCGAATCGGCAGCAGTGTTGATCGTGCCCGAAGGCGTGCCGCCGGCGCCGAGTGCTGTCGCCCAGCAGTTGGTCGAGCCATTGTTGCCGGTGGTGATGATCAGGCCGGCGTCGTTGTCCGAGTTCGGAGCGCCCCATGCCCAGTCGTTGGGCGTGCCAACGGTCGTGAAGTTGCCGCCATCGGCTTCGAAGTCCTCGTCGAGAAGCACCAGTGAGGCGCCGGAGTTCAGGAGGACGTCTTCGTCAAAGGTGACAGTGAGGGTGGTGTCGAGCAGCACTTCGGTCGAGTCGTCAACCGGATCGAAGGTGGTCGTTACCGGGGCGGTCCCATCCACCGCGACGGTGGTGAAGGTCCATTGACCCGCCGAGGTGCCGTCGAAGTCATTCGGAGTGTCGGCGGTGTCGGTCACGACCCCCGATGGAATCTGCACTTCGTATTCGGTGCCGAACGCCAGATTGGAACTCAGATCGATCGAGAGTTCCTTGCCCGAGATCGTGATCTGCGAATCACCAATCGCAATCGGCGTCGAGGTGGCGGCGCCCGAAGGATCCTCGATGATCGTGATGCTGCCGGTGCCGGCCTGGATAACTTCGTTGAAGGTCGCGACGAGCACCGCACCTGGATAGATGCCGGTCGCATCGTCGGTCGGATCGGTCGAGCTGATGGTCGGGGCTGCGGTGTCAGGACCGGAAAGCGCCTGGTAGTTCGCGAGAACCTCGCCCGCGGTGAGCGCCTGCGAGCCGTAAACCCGGAAAATCGATATGTCGCCGTCGAACTCGCCGTCACTTGCGGTTTCCGCCAAACTGTTGTTGGCGTTTCCAAGACCGGTTCCGTCACCGCCGCAGTAGTCGTCGAGTGCGGTATTGTCGTTGTCGTTCGAGGCGTCGTCGAAAGCGGTCGCCGTCAGGTTGTCGTCCACCAGCGCTCCATCGACGTAGATTTCCATGCTGTCGATCGAGCCGCCGCCCGCAGCCTCGTCATATACCAGAACGATCTGGCGAAACTCGGTGGTGTCGATCACCGCGCTGACGGTTTCGATCGATGCGCCACTGCCGCCGTCGATGGTGAAATGAACGGTACCCGAGTCGTCGGACGCGGTGCCGGTCTCATACCAGATGGCGAAACCGGTTCCGGATCCTCCGCTTTCGTAGATCACTTGGTTGGCGTCACCCGTGTCGGTCGGTTTCAGCCAGAACTCCCAGGTCGTCGCGTCGCCTTCTCCGAAAAGGCCGTTCCAGGTCAAGTTGTCGGAGTCACCACCGCCGCCGGTAAAGCGGTAGGCATTCGTGATGCCCGACAGTCCGGTGGTCACTGACTCAAGGCTCACATCGCCGCCGAAGCCAAAGTCATGGCTGGAGTTGGCGGTCGTCGAAATCCAGCTCGCACTGCTGATCGCGCTCGCGGGATTCTGGGCATCGAAGTTGAGTTCGAAGCCCGGAGTGACCTGAGCCTGCAGCGCGGGCAGGGAGAGAAGGGCCGGGATCAGGATCCGGCCCCAGACGGTTCGGGGTTTTGATGGTATCATGCGTTTTATCGGTTTCGGGATAGAGAGCCAAACCGTATCCGTCGCAGGTCCGGCAATCTGAATCTGGTTGCCATCTATTCCATATTATGGAACACATGAAGCCTTGAAGCAGGGCGGTTTTCTTAGCATTTCCGAACAAATTGCCGATCACCTGCGGGAGGAGATCGCCCGCGGCAAGTGGGGCGGCGGCTTGCCCGGCGTGCATGCCTTGGCTTCGGAGATCGGGGTCAATTTCAAGACGGTCACGGCAGCGCTGCGGAAGCTGGAGGAAGAGGGTCTCGTAGTGCGCCCCGGGTCGGGGAAGCGGCGTCAGATCGCCATCCACGGGACAAGAGGGTCCAAGACCCTCGTCATCGGAATCTTGCACGCGGATGAGGCGGATATCCGGCTCCACTACCTTGTGGAACTGCAGCACCTGCTGATGAATGCCGGGCACTCGGTCCGGGTCGTGAGGTGTCCGTTGATGAACCGCGCCGGAGGAGATGGCCGGACCAACCGGATCATCCGCGGCGCCGAGGTCAACGCGTGGATCGTGCTCGCCGGATCCCAGGAGTTGCTCAAGTGGATGATCGGGCGCGGCTTCCCGACCTTCGCGATGTTCGGCCGGCGCCGGCGTTTGCAGATCGCGGGGGTGGGTCCGGACAAGCTGCCGGCGGTTGCACAGGCGACGCGCAAGCTGATCGAGCTCGGTCACCGCAGGGTGGCGATGATCTGCCGGCCGGCGCGTCGACTTCCTCAACCCGGTGCTGCCGAGCGCGTTTTTCTCGAGGAACTCGGGAAGGGCGGCATCGAACCGAGTTCCTACCACCTGCCGCACTGGGAAGATAATCCGGAGAGCCTGCACCAGTCATTGTCGTCGCTCTTCGCGCTGACTCCGCCGACCGCGTTGCTGGTCGACGAAGTCGAACTCTACACCGCGGTGCAGCACTTTCTCAGCAACCGGGGCATCCGGGTGCCGGCGGACGTTTCGCTCATCTGCACGGACTCGGACCCGTCATTCGAATGGTGCCGACCAAAGGTCACACGCATCGCGTGGGACAGTGGCCCGGTGGTCCGGCGCATCGTCCGCTGGGCCGACAACATCAGCCGTGGGAAAAAGGACCTCCGGCAAACGGCCACCACCGCCCGCTTTGTCGAGGGCGAGACGATCGGTCCGCCGAAACCCGGAATCTAGGTGTTCCGGCTTCCTTACGCCAGAACCCCGTCGACCACCTTGCCATGGACATCGGTCAGGCGGAACTGGCGGCCTTGGTAGCGGAAGGTCAGGCGCTCGTGGTCGATGCCGAGCAGGTGCAGTAGGGTGGCATTGAAATCATGCACGTGCACCGGATCGCGCGCGACGTTGTAGCCGAGTTCGTCCGACGCTCCGTGAATGTGGCCGGGCTTGGTTCCACCACCGGCCATCCACACGGTGTAGGCCTCCTTGTGGTGGTCGCGGCCGATCGCCGTCGATTGTCCTGAGCCGTTATTCGTCTGCGCCATCGGCGTGCGTCCGAACTCGGCGTTCCACACGACGAGGGTGTCGTCGAGCATGCCGCGCTGCTTGAGGTCCTTGATCAGTGCGGCGATCGGTTGGTCGACCTGCTTGGCCTTGTTCGGCAGGTTCTTGAATACGCTGTTGTGGTGGTCCCAGCCTTGGTCGAAGAGCTGGACGAAGCGCACCCCGCGCTCGACGAGCCGGCGCGCGAGCAGGCAGTTGTTGGCGAAACTCGTCTTGCCCGGCTGGGTGCCGTACATCTCGTGGATCGACTCGGGCTCGGAGTCGATCTCCATCAGTTCCGGCACCGATGCCTGCATGCGGTAGGCCATTTCATACTGCGCGATGCGGGTCGCGATTTCGGGATCGCCGACGTCGTCGAGGTGCATGCCGTTGAGATCCTTGACCGCATCGACCACCTTCCGGCGGTCGCCGCGAGTCATGCCGTTCGGGTCGGAAAGGTAAAGCACCGGGTCGCCCTGCGAGCGGAACTCGACGCCTTGGTGGACGGTCGGCAGGAAACCGGATCCCCACGCCGAGTTGCCGGCGCCGAGGACCTGGCCGGTGATCAGCACGACGAATCCCGGCAGGTTCCGGT is part of the Haloferula helveola genome and encodes:
- a CDS encoding DUF2007 domain-containing protein, yielding MKELIRDSDLTKVTYFRNLLEGEGIATMMRNEHLQSSGLAEIPIPEFFPALCVMADEDYERALGIIRDHIESNRERSDEEVACKGCGEMNPGNFDICWSCGGEISG
- a CDS encoding DUF2254 domain-containing protein, encoding MRTWLEHFWSRLRTSFWFVPGSLVVLSAVIAHAIIAFDRSDASDSFTQWLQPEAVSADGVRSLLSTAATAVLTLAGLTFSATLVALTLASSQFGSRILRNFIRSLPNQFALGMLLGNFVFCLIVLRAVRSAEEGEFIPHIATLGAFLATLTSLATFIHFVHHISVSLQADRIISSIHSELDQAIERFFPDCRPEDPDERKADQEKSEWETIENEIPINANRSGYIAAINVEGLVETCAELGVRCRVLLRPGQFVQEGSTLLAVSHDGDLEDAELQRLRRDVLLDRIRTAEQDFEFCLRQLVEVALRALSPGINDPFTAMNCIDYLGDALGKVATRKLPKRTFSDAEKVPRVRVRPTVFADLLGAAFHQIRQAAADRADIAIRLLDVLEEIGDRAMLDTHRDAIAEHADAVLACASSVDGCDREPVEAAHRRVMEALGRS
- a CDS encoding YifB family Mg chelatase-like AAA ATPase; its protein translation is MISRLYSAALRGVEALEVEVEVNVRNSETPTVVVVGLPDAAVRESSQRVISAVSASPLRMADGTKTVNLAPADVKKEGPSFDLPIALAMASASEEVELPGEDCCIVGELALDGSVRPVKGVLSIALEAKARGRRRVLVPEANAPEAAVIEGVDIYPIRNLYQAWRFLIGEETIEPVRIDRTRFFGESRSYEVDFDEVKGQHHVKRALEVAVAGGHNLLMVGPPGTGKSMLAKRLPTIMPDMSEDEAIEVTKIHSISGLLDPKRSFLTTRPFRSPHHTISDAGLLGGGTNPGPGEVSLAHRGVLFLDELPEFRRQTLEVMRQPLEDGHVTISRAAGSLTFPASSMLVAALNPCPCGYYGDSKRDCRCSPRKIEQYRQRISGPLLDRIDLHVDVPLVDYRELSGKERGESSASIRQRIVTARELQRRRFAGTATRTNSGMGPRQVRAFCELDAEGSSYLEQAMETLNFSARAHDRILKVARTLADLEDSERIATHHVLEAIQYRSLDRNLFN
- a CDS encoding beta strand repeat-containing protein — protein: MIPSKPRTVWGRILIPALLSLPALQAQVTPGFELNFDAQNPASAISSASWISTTANSSHDFGFGGDVSLESVTTGLSGITNAYRFTGGGGDSDNLTWNGLFGEGDATTWEFWLKPTDTGDANQVIYESGGSGTGFAIWYETGTASDDSGTVHFTIDGGSGASIETVSAVIDTTEFRQIVLVYDEAAGGGSIDSMEIYVDGALVDDNLTATAFDDASNDNDNTALDDYCGGDGTGLGNANNSLAETASDGEFDGDISIFRVYGSQALTAGEVLANYQALSGPDTAAPTISSTDPTDDATGIYPGAVLVATFNEVIQAGTGSITIIEDPSGAATSTPIAIGDSQITISGKELSIDLSSNLAFGTEYEVQIPSGVVTDTADTPNDFDGTSAGQWTFTTVAVDGTAPVTTTFDPVDDSTEVLLDTTLTVTFDEDVLLNSGASLVLLDEDFEADGGNFTTVGTPNDWAWGAPNSDNDAGLIITTGNNGSTNCWATALGAGGTPSGTINTAADSILQGPDAAGSGVDLTGVASAQLQFAAAVDSVDGDTIEVLVKEVGTDTLLYTVPASSLTPPVTSDWATYGPFDISDAVGHNVYFEFRYVGTSNLYIGLYIDDLLVTGIDGANAITLKNLTDGVDTVIPIDDASQVSVSGSTVTITPTDPLTAAVNYAVRIGSTAIRNYNDLDFAGIADDTTWSFSTASSTLYIGDNNNKNDRWNNPANWDVGVPSGGLSPTIAAANPWVTVWSASTPTYTGDLTMEPNTTIQVGWTNNFVESWNCLGTAGSTTITMGDGVLIKGRTSGTPDVPAIVLQGDVTFSCGESTQTPASPNFGEPITGAHQFTLQSNASGPTVVFDANNTFSHLVIRGINGRGGSHGTVRASAAGSLGAGNVTLESAASNDATLKLEFDASGAMDAAGTLNIDAKGPSGDGSNRIQMDADNTINLLNIQGFPFPAGTYGRVGTPATVDYEAAWMSGDSVLTVTSAPADAAAPVATVTDDSVNGEVFLSLQPSVTFSFTFDEAITTSATTADFSSSGSAPVTIDSVTQTDLNVIEVVVTASGTGTIALQADGSASFDDLFGNSLTGPVLDDSTVTVRDIGDLSTQLGVLSLTNNNGINPATGNLWQIGDNYRLAFVTSGTTDATSNDIATYNTLVQNAANASSLGLGSASWFAIASAAGDGGGIPAVDARTNTSTNPGVDGTGEPIYLMNGTTIAANDYSDLWDGVTNNHINRDEENAARPTNTIPLFNPYGGVWTGTNDNGTANAALGVASPRFGIFSAETKFWESRGTSGQATEAALYGLSEVLTVSAAGPPDTTDPTLVSIADDVGGGPITTSDTVVYTVTFDEPINDGTVETGDFEDGGTSAATIDSVATTGDPAVFEVTVSPGVAGDLILQIASGAVIEDLAGNALDTTSALQDDTTITVTAGTPYTIWSGGALFEDDANGDGISNGMAFILGAADVNANAAGLLPQPGTEPGFLTLSFERLDGIAPVVLSIDYSGDLGFGNTDVIPLTSQTLGSGVVVEVVDGSPTDSVTVKIPDSFASGNGTLFGRLSATEN
- a CDS encoding substrate-binding domain-containing protein, whose product is MKQGGFLSISEQIADHLREEIARGKWGGGLPGVHALASEIGVNFKTVTAALRKLEEEGLVVRPGSGKRRQIAIHGTRGSKTLVIGILHADEADIRLHYLVELQHLLMNAGHSVRVVRCPLMNRAGGDGRTNRIIRGAEVNAWIVLAGSQELLKWMIGRGFPTFAMFGRRRRLQIAGVGPDKLPAVAQATRKLIELGHRRVAMICRPARRLPQPGAAERVFLEELGKGGIEPSSYHLPHWEDNPESLHQSLSSLFALTPPTALLVDEVELYTAVQHFLSNRGIRVPADVSLICTDSDPSFEWCRPKVTRIAWDSGPVVRRIVRWADNISRGKKDLRQTATTARFVEGETIGPPKPGI